The following coding sequences are from one Bradyrhizobium sp. WSM471 window:
- a CDS encoding VOC family protein, translating to MSQELPAPIPRLTVITLGVNDIRTSIAFYDALGFSRRLKVTGEAVAFYDTGGPVLALFPWDQLAVDAKLPDHPRPSTFGGMTLAWNCRAREEVDAVLAFAVAKGAALLKAAHETDYGGYSGYFADPDGHPWEVVVAPGIEVGEDRRVHLAE from the coding sequence ATGAGTCAGGAACTGCCGGCTCCAATCCCGCGACTTACCGTCATCACGCTGGGCGTGAACGACATCCGCACCAGTATTGCCTTTTACGACGCGCTTGGTTTCTCGCGCCGGCTCAAGGTGACCGGCGAGGCCGTGGCGTTCTATGACACCGGCGGTCCGGTGCTCGCGCTGTTTCCCTGGGATCAGCTCGCGGTCGACGCCAAATTGCCTGATCATCCGAGGCCATCGACGTTTGGCGGCATGACGCTCGCTTGGAACTGTCGCGCGCGTGAGGAGGTGGATGCGGTGCTGGCGTTCGCCGTCGCCAAGGGAGCCGCGCTGCTGAAGGCCGCGCATGAGACCGACTACGGCGGCTATTCCGGCTATTTCGCCGATCCTGACGGCCATCCCTGGGAAGTCGTGGTCGCGCCCGGCATTGAAGTCGGCGAGGACCGGCGGGTGCATCTGGCGGAATAG
- a CDS encoding acetate/propionate family kinase gives MLNMVLVLNSGSSSIKFGLFEISAAEPTLLCKGLLDEHETKPRLVVKSPAGEDLFEKRREASDAASDHLFADVLGLIEDRFGDHRLRAVGHRVVHGGPDYSAPVELTEDVTAKLEALTPLAPLHQPRCLAPVRTITAIRPDLTQLACFDTAFHHGIAPPASRFAIPRRYEERGIRRYGFHGLSFEYVAGRLARIAPQLVAKRTVIAHLGNGASLCGLRDGRSIDTTMGLTPLDGLVMGTRCGRIDPGVLLYLQQHEKMSVEDVQHLLYHESGLLGVSRIASDMRTLLASSEAAAREAVELFTFRAAQEVAAMATTLAGLDCLVFTGGIGEHASEIRSAIGERLDWLGVRIDAAANDAARERINGGDSAVDVFVIPTNEELMIARHCAAVLRTI, from the coding sequence ATGTTGAACATGGTTCTCGTTCTCAACTCGGGATCGTCGAGCATCAAATTCGGCCTGTTCGAAATCTCGGCGGCCGAGCCCACCCTGCTCTGCAAGGGCCTGCTCGACGAGCACGAGACGAAGCCGCGGCTCGTCGTGAAGAGCCCCGCGGGCGAAGACCTGTTCGAGAAACGGAGGGAAGCATCGGATGCGGCCAGCGATCATCTGTTCGCCGACGTGCTCGGCTTGATCGAGGATCGCTTCGGCGACCATCGCTTGCGCGCCGTCGGCCATCGGGTCGTCCATGGCGGTCCGGATTATTCCGCTCCGGTCGAGCTGACGGAGGATGTCACCGCAAAGCTGGAGGCGTTGACGCCGCTGGCGCCGCTGCACCAGCCACGCTGCCTGGCTCCGGTCCGCACTATCACGGCGATAAGGCCCGACCTGACGCAGCTCGCCTGCTTCGACACCGCTTTCCATCACGGCATTGCGCCGCCCGCCAGCCGCTTCGCCATTCCGCGACGTTATGAAGAGCGCGGCATCCGGCGCTACGGATTTCACGGCCTCTCGTTCGAATATGTCGCGGGACGGCTCGCCCGAATCGCGCCGCAGCTCGTGGCGAAGCGCACTGTGATCGCGCATCTCGGCAACGGCGCGAGCCTGTGCGGCTTGCGCGACGGCCGCAGCATCGACACCACGATGGGACTGACGCCGCTCGACGGGCTGGTGATGGGCACGCGCTGCGGCAGGATCGACCCGGGCGTGCTGCTCTATCTGCAACAGCACGAGAAGATGTCGGTCGAAGATGTCCAGCACCTGCTCTATCACGAATCCGGCCTGCTCGGCGTCTCCCGCATCGCTTCGGACATGCGCACGCTGCTTGCAAGCAGCGAAGCTGCGGCGCGGGAGGCGGTCGAGCTCTTCACCTTCCGCGCCGCGCAGGAGGTGGCGGCGATGGCGACAACGCTTGCCGGGCTGGACTGCCTGGTCTTCACCGGCGGCATCGGCGAGCATGCCAGCGAAATCCGCAGCGCGATCGGTGAGCGTCTCGACTGGCTCGGCGTGCGCATCGATGCCGCGGCGAATGATGCGGCGCGCGAGCGTATCAACGGGGGCGATAGCGCAGTCGATGTCTTTGTCATTCCAACGAATGAGGAACTGATGATCGCACGACATTGTGCGGCGGTGCTGCGAACGATTTGA
- a CDS encoding glycosyltransferase family 39 protein: MRFTSLVIELIRARPRLIVWIAVLLQAAMWLFVALVFYRSPPGSLATLLAFGREYQVGTDLGPPLPVWLADIAYRAAGGHVFGVYVLAELCGIATLITLYHLSRAVVGPQQAVLAVLLTMTLLAFSSPALDFGPLVLARPLWALLLLHSWQIIGQRRGNAWFAWSIEAGLLLLTTPAAIFLLLLIVVFALATADGRRTLRAFDPLFALVVVAVLALPYAVWLMRAEVLVLPALPEVAQLNARALHAAWLLGGLLFGAAAIPALTVLNTGLFVPKSEEAPIIYRPPVEPLARNFVYFFALAPALGAVLISGLLGLDAVVGGAGVVLVLSGLAVVVGAGDLIAMRRARMLRMVWAAAVIAPAIGVVLAVLLLPWTGANEIATSMPARAISDFFDESFARRTNHRLRAVAGETQLASLITLHSGRPHLFIDAEPARTPWINQAKFSETGGVVVWRASDTAGTPPPDILARFPGIVPEVPRAFEWLVTGRQQLLRIGWAIVRPKGT, from the coding sequence ATGCGGTTTACCTCCCTGGTCATCGAGCTCATTCGCGCGCGGCCGCGGCTGATCGTCTGGATCGCCGTGCTGCTCCAGGCGGCGATGTGGCTGTTCGTGGCGCTGGTGTTTTATCGCAGCCCGCCCGGCAGCCTCGCGACGCTGCTGGCCTTCGGCCGCGAATACCAGGTCGGGACCGATCTCGGCCCGCCCTTGCCGGTCTGGCTCGCCGACATCGCCTATCGCGCCGCCGGCGGTCACGTGTTCGGCGTCTACGTGCTGGCCGAGCTCTGCGGGATCGCGACGCTGATCACGCTCTATCACCTGTCCCGCGCGGTGGTCGGCCCCCAGCAGGCAGTGCTGGCCGTGCTGCTGACCATGACACTGCTGGCCTTCTCCTCGCCCGCACTCGACTTCGGCCCCCTAGTGCTGGCGCGGCCGCTCTGGGCGCTGCTGCTGCTGCATTCCTGGCAGATCATCGGGCAGCGCCGCGGCAACGCCTGGTTCGCCTGGTCGATCGAGGCCGGCCTCTTGCTGCTGACGACCCCGGCTGCGATCTTCCTGCTGCTGCTGATCGTCGTCTTCGCGCTCGCAACCGCGGACGGCCGCCGCACGTTGCGCGCATTCGACCCGCTGTTTGCGCTGGTGGTCGTCGCCGTGCTGGCGTTGCCCTATGCCGTCTGGCTGATGCGCGCAGAGGTGCTCGTCCTGCCGGCCTTGCCTGAGGTGGCCCAGCTCAATGCCCGCGCGCTGCACGCGGCCTGGCTGCTCGGGGGGCTCCTGTTCGGTGCGGCGGCGATCCCGGCGCTGACCGTCCTCAACACCGGCCTGTTCGTTCCCAAGAGCGAGGAGGCGCCGATCATCTACCGCCCGCCGGTCGAGCCGCTCGCGCGCAATTTCGTCTATTTCTTCGCGCTGGCGCCGGCGCTCGGCGCGGTGCTGATCTCGGGTCTGCTGGGCCTCGACGCCGTCGTCGGCGGCGCCGGCGTCGTGCTGGTGTTGTCGGGACTTGCCGTGGTCGTGGGGGCCGGCGATCTCATCGCGATGCGCCGCGCGAGGATGCTGCGGATGGTCTGGGCGGCCGCCGTCATCGCGCCCGCAATCGGCGTCGTGCTCGCCGTCCTGCTCCTACCGTGGACCGGTGCCAATGAGATCGCGACGTCGATGCCGGCGCGCGCGATTTCGGACTTCTTCGACGAGAGCTTTGCCCGCCGCACCAATCATCGCCTGCGCGCGGTCGCCGGCGAGACCCAGCTTGCGAGCTTGATCACGCTGCATTCCGGCCGGCCGCATCTCTTCATCGATGCCGAGCCTGCGCGTACGCCGTGGATCAATCAGGCCAAGTTCAGCGAGACCGGCGGCGTCGTGGTCTGGCGCGCCTCCGATACCGCCGGCACCCCGCCGCCAGACATTCTCGCGCGCTTTCCCGGCATCGTCCCGGAAGTTCCGCGCGCCTTCGAATGGCTGGTGACTGGACGCCAGCAACTCCTGCGTATCGGCTGGGCCATCGTGCGGCCGAAGGGGACGTAG
- a CDS encoding PA0069 family radical SAM protein, protein MSPASSHALKHPPVTAPSEPAGAPSDFPELAVAIDRQRRRGRGAQSNASGRFEAEARVTFDDGWQSLEELPPFKTTVGIDTSRKVITRNESPDIGFDRSINPYRGCEHGCVYCFARPTHAYLGLSPGLDFESKLFVKPEAPALLEKELAAPGYEPRMIAIGTNTDPYQPIERERKIMRGILEVLERAGHPVGIVTKSALVTRDIDILARMAKRNLAKVGISVTSLDPKLARTMEPRASTPSKRLEALKQLSEAGIPTTVMVAPVIPALNDSEIERILDAAAHAGAKEASYVLLRLPLEVRDLFREWLMANYPDRYRHVFTLIRDMRGGRDYDPKWGERMKGTGPMAWTIGRRFEIACDRLGLNKRRSKLTTDHFAKPKRNGDQLSLF, encoded by the coding sequence ATGAGTCCAGCATCCTCTCATGCTCTCAAGCACCCGCCGGTCACGGCGCCCTCCGAGCCGGCGGGTGCGCCTTCTGACTTCCCTGAGCTGGCGGTCGCCATCGACCGCCAGCGCAGGCGAGGCCGGGGCGCGCAGTCCAACGCCAGCGGCCGGTTTGAGGCCGAGGCGCGCGTCACATTCGACGATGGCTGGCAGAGCCTTGAAGAACTGCCTCCGTTCAAGACCACGGTCGGGATCGACACCTCGCGCAAGGTGATCACCCGCAACGAATCTCCCGACATCGGCTTCGATCGCTCGATCAATCCCTACCGCGGCTGCGAGCACGGCTGCGTCTATTGCTTCGCGCGGCCGACGCATGCCTATCTCGGCCTGTCACCGGGGCTCGACTTCGAGTCGAAGCTGTTCGTGAAGCCCGAGGCGCCGGCGCTGCTCGAGAAAGAGCTTGCGGCGCCGGGCTACGAGCCGCGGATGATCGCGATCGGCACCAACACCGATCCCTATCAGCCGATCGAGCGCGAGCGCAAAATCATGCGCGGCATTCTGGAGGTGCTGGAGCGCGCCGGCCATCCCGTCGGGATCGTCACCAAGTCGGCGCTGGTGACCCGCGATATCGACATTCTTGCGCGCATGGCCAAGCGCAATCTCGCCAAGGTCGGGATCTCCGTGACCTCGCTCGATCCGAAACTGGCGCGCACCATGGAGCCGCGGGCGTCCACTCCGTCGAAGCGGCTGGAGGCGCTGAAGCAGCTTTCCGAGGCCGGCATTCCGACCACCGTCATGGTCGCGCCCGTCATCCCCGCGCTGAACGATTCCGAGATCGAGCGCATCCTGGATGCCGCCGCCCATGCCGGCGCCAAGGAGGCCTCCTATGTATTGCTGCGATTGCCGCTCGAGGTGCGCGATCTCTTTCGGGAATGGCTGATGGCGAACTATCCGGACCGCTATCGTCACGTCTTCACGCTGATCCGCGACATGCGCGGCGGCCGTGACTACGACCCGAAATGGGGCGAGCGCATGAAGGGCACCGGCCCGATGGCCTGGACCATCGGACGCCGCTTCGAGATCGCCTGCGACAGGCTCGGGCTGAACAAGCGGCGCTCCAAGCTGACGACGGATCATTTTGCCAAGCCAAAGCGGAACGGCGATCAGCTCAGCCTGTTCTGA
- a CDS encoding helix-turn-helix domain-containing GNAT family N-acetyltransferase, producing MSFNPTDDHIAAVRAFNRFYTRKLGVLDQHLGKSPFSLSEARVLYELAQRDDLAAKEIGNELGLDPGYLSRIVQSFDEKGLITRRPLPVDRRQYQLSLTAKGRQTFAKLNLGSQNEVAAMLAQLSASDATRLTQAMATIEAVLERRSQPAAFMLRSHRVGDMGWVISRQAAAYAADYNWDISYEALVAEICAQFIKNYDAAREHCWIAEVGGEPVGSIFLVKATDEIAKLRLLQVEKKARGFGVGRALVDQCIQGARERGYGKMTLWTQSILVAARGIYQSAGFKLVKTEPHHSFGQDLIGETWERDL from the coding sequence ATGTCGTTCAATCCTACCGACGACCACATCGCAGCGGTCCGCGCCTTCAACCGCTTCTACACCCGCAAGCTTGGCGTGCTCGACCAGCACCTCGGAAAAAGCCCGTTCTCGCTCAGCGAGGCCCGCGTACTCTACGAGCTCGCGCAACGGGATGACCTTGCCGCAAAGGAGATCGGCAACGAGCTTGGCCTCGATCCCGGCTATCTCAGCCGGATCGTGCAAAGCTTCGACGAAAAGGGCCTGATCACCCGCAGGCCCCTGCCCGTGGATCGCAGGCAATACCAGCTCAGCCTCACCGCCAAGGGGCGCCAGACCTTTGCCAAGCTGAACCTGGGCTCGCAAAATGAGGTCGCCGCAATGCTGGCTCAGCTTTCGGCCAGCGATGCAACGCGGCTCACGCAGGCTATGGCGACCATCGAGGCTGTGCTGGAGCGTCGAAGCCAGCCCGCGGCTTTCATGCTGCGCAGCCATCGCGTTGGCGACATGGGCTGGGTCATCTCCCGGCAGGCCGCCGCCTATGCGGCCGACTACAACTGGGATATCAGCTACGAGGCCCTGGTCGCCGAGATCTGCGCACAGTTCATCAAGAATTATGACGCCGCGCGCGAGCACTGCTGGATTGCGGAAGTGGGCGGCGAGCCGGTCGGCTCGATCTTTCTGGTCAAGGCCACGGACGAGATCGCCAAGCTGCGCCTGTTGCAGGTGGAAAAGAAAGCGCGGGGATTCGGTGTCGGCCGCGCGCTGGTCGACCAATGCATCCAGGGCGCACGCGAGAGGGGCTACGGCAAGATGACGCTGTGGACGCAGAGCATCCTGGTCGCCGCACGCGGCATCTATCAAAGTGCAGGCTTCAAGCTCGTGAAGACCGAGCCGCATCACAGCTTCGGGCAGGATCTGATTGGGGAAACGTGGGAGCGGGATCTCTGA
- a CDS encoding ribonuclease HII has product MIRDQSAKKPAKGAPKKAAPKNGKAAPKNGRAAPNKIVKALAGAKGAIMVAPSFRRERALIKRGVWPVAGCDEAGRGPLAGPVVAAAVILDPDRIPRGIDDSKRLTAEERERLFDKICATAQVSVAVASRARIDRDNILRASLWALKRAVVALPEQPRHVFVDGRDRLDTACDCEAVIGGDGIVLSIAAASIVAKVTRDRLMCALAQDCPGYGFEQHKGYAVPEHLEALNRLGPTVHHRSFFAPVAAARAKHMPWTVEPAQDLFAVTEIELQVDTSLEVDASANL; this is encoded by the coding sequence ATGATTCGGGATCAATCCGCCAAGAAGCCGGCCAAAGGCGCGCCCAAGAAGGCTGCGCCCAAGAACGGGAAGGCTGCGCCTAAGAACGGGAGGGCTGCGCCCAATAAAATCGTCAAGGCGCTGGCCGGCGCCAAGGGCGCCATCATGGTCGCCCCGAGCTTCCGTCGCGAGCGCGCGCTGATCAAGCGCGGCGTCTGGCCGGTGGCGGGCTGCGATGAGGCCGGCCGCGGGCCGCTGGCCGGTCCTGTGGTGGCGGCGGCGGTGATTCTCGATCCCGACCGCATCCCGCGCGGCATCGACGATTCCAAGCGACTGACGGCCGAGGAGCGCGAAAGGCTGTTCGACAAGATCTGCGCCACCGCCCAGGTCTCGGTGGCCGTCGCCTCGCGCGCCCGCATCGACCGCGACAACATCCTGCGCGCCTCGCTATGGGCGCTGAAGCGCGCCGTGGTGGCGCTGCCCGAGCAGCCCCGGCACGTCTTCGTCGACGGCCGCGACCGGCTCGACACGGCATGCGATTGCGAGGCCGTGATCGGCGGCGACGGCATCGTCCTGTCGATCGCAGCGGCCTCGATCGTTGCCAAGGTAACGCGGGACCGCCTGATGTGCGCGCTGGCTCAGGACTGTCCCGGCTACGGTTTCGAGCAGCACAAGGGCTACGCCGTTCCCGAGCATCTCGAGGCGCTCAACCGCCTCGGCCCCACCGTCCACCACCGCAGCTTTTTCGCTCCCGTCGCTGCCGCCCGTGCCAAGCACATGCCCTGGACGGTCGAGCCGGCACAGGACCTGTTTGCAGTGACCGAGATCGAGCTGCAGGTGGACACGAGCCTGGAAGTCGACGCGTCGGCAAATCTCTAG
- the moaB gene encoding molybdenum cofactor biosynthesis protein B, producing the protein MTSIDEAKQFVPLNIAVLTVSDTRALADDKSGQTLADGLLAAGHHLAAREIVTDDVEAIRTVIRRWIADAGVDVVITTGGTGFTGRDVTPEAIEPLFEKRMDGFSIAFHMLSHAKIGTSTIQSRATAGVAGATYIFCLPGSPGACRDGWDGILKAQLDYRTRPCNFVEIMPRLDEHLRRPKAQGATV; encoded by the coding sequence ATGACCTCCATCGACGAAGCAAAACAGTTCGTCCCGCTCAACATCGCGGTGCTCACCGTGTCTGACACGCGCGCGCTGGCGGATGATAAATCCGGCCAGACGCTCGCCGACGGTCTCCTTGCGGCCGGCCATCATCTCGCCGCGCGCGAGATCGTCACCGACGACGTCGAGGCGATCCGCACCGTCATCCGCCGCTGGATTGCGGACGCGGGCGTCGACGTCGTCATCACCACCGGCGGCACCGGCTTCACGGGGCGCGACGTCACGCCGGAGGCGATCGAGCCCTTGTTCGAGAAGCGCATGGACGGTTTCTCGATCGCATTCCACATGCTGAGCCATGCCAAGATCGGCACGTCGACGATCCAGAGCCGCGCCACCGCCGGCGTCGCGGGCGCAACCTACATCTTCTGCCTCCCAGGTTCGCCCGGTGCCTGCCGCGACGGCTGGGACGGCATCCTCAAAGCCCAGCTCGACTACCGCACGCGGCCCTGCAATTTCGTCGAGATCATGCCACGGCTGGACGAGCACCTGCGCCGGCCGAAGGCCCAGGGCGCGACGGTGTGA
- a CDS encoding phosphoketolase, with the protein MTNQQQLAAASSDLDLLDRYWRAANYLSVGQIYLLDNPLLREPLRPEHIKPRLLGHWGTTPGLNFIYAHLNRVIRALDLSVIYVCGPGHGGPGMVANTYLEGSYSEIYPDIARDTEGLRKLFRQFSFPGGIPSHAAPETPGSIHEGGELGYALVHAYGAAFDNPDLIVACVVGDGEAETGPLAASWHSNKFLNPAHDGAVLPILHLNGYKIANPTVLGRMRDDEIRDLFRGLGHEPLFVEGDDPKLMHRTMADALDVALVSIRSIQQHARDGRKSVERPRWPMIVLRSPKGWTGPKEVDGKKVEGFWRAHQVPVANCRENPAHLKILEDWMRSYEPERLFDANGALVAELQALAPEGHRRMGANPHANGGLLKKELKLPDFCSFAVEVPQPGGVVAEATRELGKFLRDVIRLNAGARNFRIMGPDETASNRLDAVFEATERVWMEPTEPYDVHLAQDGRVMEVLSEHLCQGWLEGYLLTGRHGFFSCYEAFIHIVDSMFNQHAKWLKVTRHLPWRRPIASLNYLLTSHVWRQDHNGFSHQDPGFVDLVANKKADIVRIYFPPDANTLLWIADHCLRTYNRINVIVAGKQPAPQWLSMQEAATHCDAGIGIWSWAGTEDANGEPDVVMACAGDVPTLETLAAVDLLRKALPELKIRVVNIVDLMTLQPREQHPHGLSDRDFDGLFTRDKPVIFAYHGYPYLIHRLTYNRTNHAGMHVRGFAEEGTTTTPFDMVVLNELDRYHLAIEVIERVQGLATRAAQVKQQFRDKLIEHSRYVREYGEDMPEIQEWVWQNSAGGNTPAEAGD; encoded by the coding sequence ATGACAAATCAACAACAATTGGCCGCAGCGAGCAGCGACCTCGATCTGCTCGATCGCTATTGGCGCGCCGCGAACTATCTCTCCGTCGGGCAGATCTACCTTCTCGACAACCCGCTGCTGCGCGAGCCGTTGCGGCCCGAGCACATCAAGCCGCGTTTGCTCGGCCATTGGGGTACGACGCCCGGTTTGAATTTCATTTATGCCCATCTCAACCGCGTCATCCGCGCGCTGGACCTGAGCGTGATCTATGTCTGCGGTCCCGGCCACGGCGGTCCCGGCATGGTCGCCAACACCTATCTCGAAGGCAGCTACAGCGAGATCTATCCCGATATCGCGCGCGATACCGAGGGCTTGCGCAAGCTGTTCAGGCAATTCTCCTTCCCCGGCGGCATCCCGAGTCACGCGGCGCCGGAAACGCCGGGCTCGATCCACGAAGGCGGCGAGCTCGGTTACGCGCTGGTGCATGCCTATGGCGCGGCCTTCGACAATCCCGACCTGATCGTCGCCTGTGTCGTCGGCGACGGCGAGGCCGAGACCGGCCCGCTCGCGGCGTCCTGGCACTCCAACAAGTTCCTCAATCCCGCGCATGACGGCGCGGTGCTGCCGATCCTGCATCTCAACGGATACAAGATTGCCAATCCGACCGTGCTCGGGCGGATGCGCGACGACGAGATCCGCGATCTCTTCCGCGGGCTCGGCCACGAGCCGCTGTTCGTCGAGGGCGACGATCCCAAATTGATGCACCGGACCATGGCAGACGCGCTCGACGTCGCGCTCGTCAGCATCCGGTCGATCCAGCAGCACGCCCGCGACGGCCGCAAGAGCGTCGAACGCCCGCGCTGGCCGATGATCGTGCTGCGCAGCCCGAAGGGCTGGACCGGCCCCAAGGAAGTCGACGGCAAGAAGGTGGAGGGATTTTGGCGTGCGCATCAGGTACCTGTCGCGAACTGTCGCGAGAACCCGGCGCATCTGAAGATTCTCGAAGACTGGATGCGCAGCTACGAGCCGGAAAGGCTGTTCGACGCGAACGGCGCGCTCGTTGCCGAGCTGCAGGCGCTCGCGCCCGAAGGCCATCGCCGCATGGGCGCCAATCCGCACGCCAATGGCGGCCTTCTGAAGAAGGAGCTGAAGCTGCCGGACTTCTGCAGCTTCGCCGTCGAGGTCCCTCAGCCGGGCGGCGTCGTGGCGGAGGCAACCCGCGAGCTCGGCAAATTCCTGCGCGACGTCATCCGCCTCAACGCCGGGGCCCGCAACTTCCGCATCATGGGCCCGGACGAGACCGCGTCAAACCGGCTCGATGCGGTGTTCGAGGCCACCGAACGCGTCTGGATGGAGCCGACAGAACCTTACGACGTGCACCTCGCCCAGGATGGACGCGTGATGGAAGTCCTGAGCGAGCACCTCTGCCAGGGCTGGCTGGAGGGCTACCTGCTCACGGGCCGGCACGGCTTCTTCTCCTGCTACGAGGCGTTCATCCACATCGTGGATTCCATGTTCAACCAGCACGCCAAATGGCTGAAGGTGACGCGGCATCTGCCGTGGCGGCGCCCGATTGCCTCGCTCAACTATCTGCTGACGTCGCATGTCTGGCGTCAGGACCACAACGGTTTCAGCCATCAGGATCCCGGTTTCGTTGATCTCGTCGCCAACAAGAAAGCGGACATCGTCCGCATCTACTTCCCGCCAGACGCCAACACGCTGCTGTGGATCGCCGACCACTGCCTGCGGACGTACAATCGCATCAACGTGATCGTCGCCGGCAAGCAGCCGGCGCCGCAATGGCTGTCGATGCAGGAGGCAGCCACGCATTGCGACGCCGGCATCGGCATCTGGAGCTGGGCCGGCACGGAAGATGCGAATGGCGAGCCCGATGTCGTGATGGCCTGCGCCGGCGACGTGCCGACACTGGAAACGCTCGCCGCCGTCGACCTGCTGCGCAAGGCGCTGCCCGAGCTCAAGATCCGCGTCGTCAACATCGTCGACCTCATGACGCTGCAACCCAGGGAGCAGCACCCGCACGGCTTGTCGGACCGCGACTTCGACGGCCTGTTCACGCGCGACAAGCCGGTGATCTTCGCCTATCACGGCTATCCCTATCTGATCCACCGGCTGACCTATAACCGCACCAACCACGCCGGCATGCACGTCCGCGGCTTTGCCGAGGAAGGCACCACGACGACGCCGTTCGACATGGTCGTGCTCAACGAGCTCGACCGCTATCACCTCGCGATCGAGGTGATCGAGCGCGTGCAGGGGCTCGCGACCAGGGCGGCGCAGGTGAAGCAGCAATTCCGTGACAAGCTGATCGAGCATTCGCGTTATGTACGCGAATACGGCGAGGACATGCCGGAAATCCAGGAATGGGTCTGGCAGAACAGCGCCGGCGGCAACACGCCGGCAGAGGCAGGCGACTGA
- a CDS encoding RMD1 family protein, producing the protein MNADQLAVNSPATSPRPDGAPTLRIRALMLGERINPSGLEMGATVSSTPAAFRVHAGLAVIFRYGVVVLIGLLPSEEKVLIDSLKTRVIGEFSPYEEEIAHAQLCKDESAEAIQPGGPICLAKFSDDRLLLIADALAKSTSLARDERRVAAVFDVIEPFARKLAEQGRTPPRRKGILQLIGNALLVQQRVAGRVAVAEKPDVLWEKPELDRLYARLEDEYELKERLDTLERKLTAVSATANALTDIIDTQRSLRLEIAVVVLIVIEVAIGCFQIWSGTH; encoded by the coding sequence ATGAACGCCGATCAACTTGCTGTTAACTCGCCCGCAACATCTCCCAGGCCGGACGGCGCGCCGACCTTGCGGATCCGCGCCCTGATGCTGGGTGAACGCATCAATCCCTCCGGACTCGAAATGGGCGCGACAGTCTCCTCGACGCCGGCCGCCTTCCGCGTCCATGCCGGCCTTGCGGTCATCTTCCGCTACGGCGTCGTGGTGCTGATCGGTCTCCTCCCTTCGGAGGAGAAGGTGCTGATCGACAGCCTGAAGACCCGCGTGATCGGCGAGTTCAGCCCCTACGAGGAGGAGATCGCACATGCGCAACTCTGCAAGGACGAAAGCGCCGAGGCTATCCAGCCGGGCGGCCCGATCTGCCTCGCCAAATTCTCCGACGACCGGCTGCTGCTGATCGCGGACGCGCTGGCCAAGAGCACCTCGCTCGCACGTGACGAGCGCCGCGTCGCCGCGGTCTTCGACGTGATCGAGCCATTTGCGCGCAAGCTCGCCGAGCAGGGCCGCACGCCGCCCCGGCGCAAGGGCATCTTGCAACTGATCGGCAATGCGCTTCTCGTCCAGCAGCGCGTCGCCGGTCGTGTTGCGGTGGCCGAGAAACCCGACGTGCTCTGGGAGAAACCCGAACTCGACCGGCTCTATGCCCGCCTTGAAGACGAGTACGAACTGAAGGAGCGCCTGGACACGCTCGAGCGCAAGCTCACCGCCGTGTCCGCGACCGCCAACGCGCTCACCGACATCATCGATACCCAGCGCTCGCTCCGGCTCGAAATCGCGGTGGTGGTGCTGATCGTGATCGAGGTCGCGATCGGGTGTTTCCAGATTTGGTCGGGGACGCATTAG